Proteins found in one Arthrobacter sp. U41 genomic segment:
- a CDS encoding FAD-binding oxidoreductase, whose amino-acid sequence MRTNVSEINSEAGATLVAAARHGSTAEADRMNVNTDRSGYTPETLPDGVVYATSINDVVETMVRATAGKVPIVARGAGTGLAAGSAAKAGEVVLDLSGMNRILRLDPMEQIIVVEPGILNAEVNAAAGEHGLFYAPDPASTAICSIGGNIATNAGGMRCAKYGVTRESVLALKVVLPDGRLLVTGRETIKGVTGYDLNALMIGSEGTLGVVVEATLRLRPLPVATATVAAFFPDIVTAAQAASAIIASRITPSVLELMDGPTLSAVDAALGTDYRSRGGAFLLAQTDGYGAFLEQDVLIQAIEPLASSYEKATDPERTAELLKVRREAIPSLELLGNVCIGDVGVPRGRLAEMVTGIEEISRRTGVRIFTVAHAADGNLHPMIVLEPGQPSTEGPAKAALGQMFDLARSLGGTLTGEHGVGILKRDWLHDELGSESLELQHAIKNVFDPLGILNPGKAI is encoded by the coding sequence GTGAGGACCAACGTTAGCGAGATCAATTCAGAGGCCGGGGCGACGCTCGTCGCCGCGGCCCGGCACGGTTCGACAGCGGAAGCTGACCGCATGAACGTCAATACCGACCGGTCCGGGTACACGCCGGAAACCCTGCCGGACGGTGTCGTGTACGCGACCAGCATCAACGACGTCGTTGAGACGATGGTCCGCGCGACAGCAGGGAAAGTTCCCATCGTCGCCCGCGGCGCCGGCACCGGACTGGCTGCGGGTTCGGCCGCCAAGGCAGGCGAGGTCGTCCTGGACCTATCGGGCATGAACCGTATCCTGCGCCTGGATCCGATGGAACAAATCATCGTTGTCGAGCCCGGCATCCTCAATGCAGAGGTCAACGCCGCCGCCGGCGAGCACGGGCTCTTTTACGCCCCGGATCCCGCCAGCACCGCCATCTGCTCCATCGGCGGAAACATTGCCACGAACGCCGGCGGCATGCGGTGTGCCAAGTACGGCGTCACGCGTGAGTCCGTCCTGGCGCTGAAGGTTGTCCTACCGGACGGGCGGCTGCTCGTGACCGGCCGGGAAACGATCAAGGGCGTCACGGGGTATGACCTCAACGCCCTCATGATTGGATCCGAAGGGACACTCGGGGTCGTCGTTGAAGCGACTTTGCGTCTTCGGCCGCTCCCCGTCGCGACGGCAACCGTCGCAGCATTCTTTCCGGACATCGTTACCGCCGCTCAAGCCGCCTCTGCCATCATTGCTTCACGCATCACGCCCTCTGTGCTGGAGCTCATGGACGGTCCGACCCTGTCAGCCGTCGATGCCGCACTGGGGACCGACTATCGAAGCCGCGGGGGCGCCTTCCTCCTCGCCCAGACTGACGGGTACGGGGCCTTCCTGGAACAGGACGTGCTGATTCAAGCCATCGAACCCCTTGCTTCGTCCTATGAAAAGGCCACAGACCCGGAAAGGACCGCCGAACTGTTGAAGGTGCGTCGGGAGGCCATCCCGTCCCTGGAATTGCTGGGCAACGTCTGCATTGGCGACGTCGGTGTTCCACGCGGACGCCTTGCCGAGATGGTCACCGGAATCGAGGAAATTTCACGCCGCACCGGAGTCCGGATCTTCACCGTTGCCCACGCCGCCGACGGCAACCTGCACCCGATGATCGTTCTTGAGCCAGGCCAGCCCTCCACGGAAGGACCGGCGAAAGCCGCGCTGGGTCAGATGTTTGATTTGGCCCGGAGCCTCGGCGGCACACTCACCGGGGAACATGGAGTTGGAATCCTCAAACGCGACTGGCTGCACGACGAACTGGGCAGCGAGTCCCTCGAGCTGCAGCACGCCATCAAGAACGTATTTGACCCGCTGGGCATCCTCAACCCGGGCAAGGCAATCTAG
- a CDS encoding IclR family transcriptional regulator has translation MAEKNPGGVQSVERVFELLELITDAGGEVMLSELSSSTELPLPTIHRLLRTLVTLGYVRQLPNRRYSLGPRLIRLGEGANKQLGVLARPQLKSLVDRLGETSNMAVLDADMIIYVAQVPSRHSMRMFTEVGRRAHTHSTGVGKAILAQLDDETVRGIISRSGMPTPTSKSIGDIDTLLKDLAKIRQRGYSVDEEEQEIGVRCFAMAVANAPTPMAISVSGPVSRVDQAFADRAVPLLREAAQAISDELSLT, from the coding sequence ATGGCTGAAAAGAACCCTGGAGGCGTTCAGTCAGTCGAGCGCGTTTTTGAACTTTTGGAACTGATCACGGATGCCGGCGGCGAGGTGATGCTGAGCGAACTGTCATCCTCCACCGAGCTGCCGCTTCCCACGATCCACCGTCTCCTGCGCACCCTGGTCACTCTGGGCTATGTCCGGCAGTTGCCCAATCGACGGTACTCTCTGGGCCCTCGACTGATCCGGCTGGGCGAAGGCGCCAATAAACAACTCGGGGTTCTGGCCCGGCCTCAACTCAAATCCCTCGTGGACCGTCTGGGGGAGACCTCCAACATGGCTGTCCTTGACGCGGACATGATCATTTACGTGGCTCAGGTACCGTCCCGACATTCCATGCGCATGTTCACCGAAGTGGGGCGGCGTGCCCACACGCATTCCACCGGTGTCGGCAAGGCGATCCTGGCCCAACTGGACGACGAGACAGTCCGGGGGATTATTTCCCGCAGCGGTATGCCCACCCCGACCAGCAAGAGCATCGGGGATATCGATACCCTGTTGAAGGATCTGGCGAAGATCCGGCAGCGGGGCTATTCCGTCGACGAAGAGGAGCAGGAGATCGGCGTCCGGTGTTTTGCCATGGCCGTCGCGAACGCGCCCACACCCATGGCCATTTCCGTTTCCGGTCCGGTATCCCGGGTGGACCAGGCCTTTGCGGACCGGGCAGTTCCCCTGCTTCGTGAGGCCGCCCAGGCAATCTCGGATGAGCTGAGCCTGACTTAG
- the ligD gene encoding non-homologous end-joining DNA ligase, which produces MSPSKTPAEILNIAGTEVRISSPDKVVFPEPGLTKLDLVRYYLAVAEGALRGAGGRPMVLKRFPKGIGAEPFFQKRVPENHPGFIDTTTLHYASGTSAEEAVIRDAAGLAWVVNLGCLELNPHPVRAEDLEHPDELRVDLDPMPGVDWKQIIDVAYVAREVLGDVGLVGWPKTSGSRGLHILVRIAPRWSYRDVRLAAETLAREVENRAPGLATARWWKEERGESVFVDFNQNAKDRTVASAYSIRPLPDARVSTPLTWDEVTSTRPEQFTVPTVLERFAAVGDAHAGIDGAVGTLDGLLALAAELGPADKPPRGGDGSGRRQSVMPLIEVARTKTKHEALAALEEWKTRHADLVPALHPADILVDGMRGSSSLWYRVRVNLQHVPENDRPPQDELIANYDPWAGKEWPGRPGA; this is translated from the coding sequence ATGAGCCCGTCGAAGACCCCGGCCGAGATCCTCAACATTGCCGGCACCGAGGTTCGCATCTCGAGTCCGGACAAGGTGGTGTTCCCTGAGCCCGGTCTGACGAAGCTCGACCTGGTTCGCTACTACCTCGCCGTCGCGGAGGGTGCACTGCGGGGCGCCGGCGGACGGCCCATGGTGCTCAAGCGCTTCCCGAAGGGGATCGGCGCTGAGCCGTTCTTCCAGAAGCGCGTGCCGGAAAACCACCCCGGCTTCATCGACACAACGACGCTGCACTACGCGTCGGGGACATCAGCCGAAGAGGCCGTCATCCGGGATGCTGCGGGCCTGGCGTGGGTCGTGAATCTTGGCTGCCTGGAGCTCAACCCGCACCCCGTGCGCGCCGAGGACCTCGAGCACCCCGACGAGCTACGGGTCGATCTGGACCCGATGCCGGGGGTCGACTGGAAGCAGATCATCGACGTCGCCTATGTCGCGCGGGAGGTACTCGGGGACGTGGGACTGGTGGGGTGGCCGAAGACCAGCGGATCGCGGGGACTGCACATCCTGGTGCGCATCGCACCCCGGTGGTCGTACCGCGACGTGCGGCTCGCCGCCGAGACCCTCGCCCGCGAGGTGGAGAACCGAGCTCCGGGCCTCGCCACCGCCCGGTGGTGGAAGGAGGAGCGCGGCGAGAGTGTGTTCGTCGACTTCAACCAGAACGCGAAGGACCGCACCGTGGCATCGGCGTACTCGATCCGGCCCCTGCCTGACGCCCGGGTCTCGACGCCGCTCACCTGGGACGAGGTTACCTCCACCCGGCCGGAGCAATTCACGGTGCCCACGGTGCTGGAGCGCTTCGCAGCGGTTGGCGACGCCCACGCCGGCATCGACGGCGCGGTCGGGACACTCGACGGGCTCCTCGCCCTGGCTGCCGAGCTTGGCCCCGCCGATAAGCCGCCGCGCGGCGGCGACGGCTCGGGCCGCCGGCAGTCGGTGATGCCGCTTATCGAGGTGGCTCGTACGAAGACCAAGCACGAGGCGCTCGCGGCGCTCGAGGAATGGAAGACCCGGCATGCGGACCTCGTCCCGGCCCTGCATCCCGCCGACATACTCGTCGACGGAATGCGCGGATCGAGTTCGCTCTGGTACCGGGTGCGGGTGAACCTGCAGCACGTCCCCGAAAATGACCGTCCGCCACAGGATGAGCTCATCGCTAATTACGACCCCTGGGCGGGCAAAGAGTGGCCGGGGCGCCCTGGGGCCTGA
- the arfB gene encoding alternative ribosome rescue aminoacyl-tRNA hydrolase ArfB, protein MDLEVSPALTIPASELRWRFSRSSGPGGQHVNTSDSRAELSWNIAGSAVLSDDQRLMLLTRLGRRLIKGVITVTASERRSQLRNREIALARLAELVTEGLAPAAAHRRPTKPTRGSDRRRLATKQQRSATKRQRQRPSAE, encoded by the coding sequence ATGGATCTGGAGGTGTCGCCGGCGCTCACGATTCCTGCGTCGGAACTCCGCTGGAGGTTCTCGCGCTCGTCCGGGCCGGGCGGCCAGCACGTGAATACCTCTGACAGCCGCGCGGAGCTGTCCTGGAACATCGCCGGCTCCGCGGTGCTCTCGGATGACCAACGGCTGATGCTGCTCACGCGTCTTGGGCGTCGCCTCATCAAGGGCGTGATCACCGTGACGGCCTCCGAGCGTCGCTCACAGCTCCGAAATCGTGAGATCGCCCTGGCCAGGCTCGCCGAGCTCGTCACCGAGGGACTTGCTCCCGCTGCGGCTCACCGCCGTCCGACGAAGCCCACCAGGGGCTCCGACCGGCGGCGCCTCGCCACGAAGCAACAGCGGTCAGCGACCAAACGGCAACGGCAGCGGCCGTCCGCCGAGTAG
- a CDS encoding cytochrome P450, with product MDFAPATEHPLDPFPHYERMRKDAPVFHDEQSGSWHVFRYEDVQRVLSEYARFSSRMGGDDPSETGHLFASSLITTDPPRHRQLRSLVTQAFTPRAVDALAPRISALTEELLDGVASLGTADLIQALAYPLPVIVISELMGIPAGDRDRFKQWSDVIVSQTRTGAADEDHHATNLEMTGYFLELIEQRRSRPGNDLISNLLSAEIDGQKLSVAELLGFCALLLVAGNETTTNLIGNAVLCFTEVPGTIERIVNEPALLPPAIEEVLRFRSPVQSMYRVTVADTSLGDVPIPAGAPLVAWIGSANRDERQFRRPAQFDIDRAQNRHLAFGHGIHFCLGAPLARLEARIALQAILTRLPGLGVAAGSRLERMESTIVYGLKTLPASWQAS from the coding sequence ATGGACTTCGCCCCGGCCACCGAGCATCCGCTGGATCCTTTCCCGCATTACGAGCGAATGCGGAAAGACGCACCCGTCTTTCACGACGAGCAATCCGGGAGCTGGCATGTTTTCCGGTATGAGGACGTGCAGCGGGTGCTGTCCGAATATGCCAGGTTTTCCTCGCGCATGGGCGGCGACGATCCCTCCGAGACAGGCCACCTGTTCGCGTCCAGTCTGATCACCACCGATCCCCCGCGCCACCGGCAATTGCGCTCCCTGGTGACCCAGGCCTTCACGCCGAGGGCTGTGGACGCGCTGGCTCCCCGCATCTCAGCGCTCACGGAAGAGCTCCTGGACGGGGTTGCTTCCCTTGGAACAGCGGACCTGATCCAGGCGTTGGCGTACCCGCTGCCGGTCATCGTGATCTCCGAACTCATGGGGATACCCGCCGGTGACCGTGACCGGTTCAAGCAGTGGTCCGATGTCATCGTGAGCCAAACGCGGACCGGCGCGGCGGACGAGGACCACCATGCCACGAACCTGGAGATGACCGGGTACTTCCTGGAGCTGATCGAACAGCGCCGGAGCCGGCCCGGCAATGATTTGATCAGCAATCTGCTCTCCGCCGAGATCGACGGGCAGAAACTGAGCGTGGCCGAACTGCTGGGCTTCTGCGCCCTGCTGCTCGTCGCCGGCAACGAAACAACCACGAATCTGATCGGCAACGCGGTTCTTTGTTTTACCGAAGTGCCCGGCACCATCGAACGGATCGTGAACGAGCCGGCACTGCTTCCCCCGGCCATCGAGGAAGTGCTCCGCTTCCGGTCGCCCGTCCAGTCCATGTACCGGGTCACGGTTGCTGACACCAGCCTGGGCGACGTGCCGATTCCCGCCGGCGCCCCGCTGGTGGCGTGGATCGGCTCCGCGAACCGCGACGAGCGGCAATTCCGGCGCCCGGCCCAGTTCGACATCGACCGGGCTCAGAACCGGCACCTGGCCTTCGGCCACGGCATTCACTTCTGCCTCGGTGCACCGCTTGCAAGACTTGAAGCACGGATCGCGCTGCAGGCCATTCTCACCCGGCTGCCCGGCCTGGGAGTCGCGGCGGGATCGCGGCTTGAACGGATGGAAAGCACCATCGTCTACGGACTGAAGACACTCCCGGCCAGCTGGCAGGCATCCTGA
- a CDS encoding GNAT family N-acetyltransferase, producing MLPSPGCDGVRLRPAPGGGTTKEDDGGKVPAVVRRYQGPVAILDELYVRPGLRSRRLGSALLAAGCGLVRERGGELLEINVNSEDLEARRFYEARGFSNTEPNGTEPMLYDNHEL from the coding sequence GTGCTGCCGTCCCCAGGCTGCGACGGCGTCCGGCTGCGTCCCGCGCCCGGGGGCGGAACCACGAAAGAGGACGACGGCGGGAAAGTTCCCGCCGTCGTCCGCCGGTACCAGGGGCCGGTCGCGATCCTGGACGAGCTTTACGTTCGTCCGGGACTGCGCAGCCGGCGTCTGGGCAGCGCACTGCTCGCCGCCGGCTGCGGGCTGGTACGAGAGCGCGGCGGCGAGCTGCTTGAAATCAACGTCAACAGTGAGGACCTCGAGGCACGCCGGTTCTACGAAGCACGCGGTTTCAGCAACACCGAACCAAACGGCACCGAGCCGATGCTGTATGACAACCATGAGCTTTGA
- a CDS encoding 5'-3' exonuclease: protein MPHRLMLLDTASLYFRAFYGVPDTIRRPDGTPVNAVRGLLDMIARLTTDYNATHLVACWDDAWRPRWRVDLIPTYKSHRVAEVVAGGTDVEVVPDALEAQLPMIRRVLGLAGIAVVGAAEHEADDVVGSYASHAGFPVDVVTGDRDLFQVVDDTRQVRVVYTARGMKNLEVLTDAVVVGKYRVLPGQYADYATLRGDASDGLPGVAGIGEKTAASLLGEYGTLDGLLAAAADAGSGLSASVRSKLDAAGDYLEVAPAVVRVVRNLELPSLEEAGALLRPVAGDARSELERLATEWNLGGSVRRLLEALDRRH, encoded by the coding sequence ATGCCACACCGCCTGATGCTGCTCGACACCGCGTCGCTGTACTTCCGCGCCTTCTACGGCGTCCCCGATACGATCCGCCGCCCGGACGGCACGCCGGTGAACGCCGTCCGCGGGCTGCTGGACATGATCGCGCGGCTGACGACCGACTACAACGCGACGCATCTCGTTGCGTGCTGGGACGACGCCTGGCGTCCGCGGTGGCGCGTGGACCTGATCCCGACTTATAAGTCCCACCGGGTCGCGGAGGTCGTTGCGGGCGGCACCGATGTGGAGGTCGTGCCGGACGCGCTCGAGGCGCAGCTTCCGATGATCCGCCGGGTGCTTGGCCTCGCGGGCATCGCCGTCGTGGGGGCTGCCGAACATGAGGCCGACGACGTCGTCGGCAGTTACGCCAGCCACGCCGGGTTTCCCGTCGACGTGGTGACGGGCGACCGCGACCTCTTCCAGGTCGTTGACGACACCCGCCAGGTGCGGGTGGTCTACACCGCGCGCGGCATGAAAAACCTCGAAGTCCTCACCGACGCGGTCGTCGTCGGCAAGTACCGGGTGCTGCCCGGGCAGTATGCCGACTACGCGACCCTCCGGGGTGATGCCTCCGACGGGCTGCCGGGCGTCGCCGGCATCGGTGAGAAAACCGCGGCGTCGCTGCTGGGGGAGTACGGCACGCTCGACGGGCTGCTCGCGGCGGCGGCGGATGCAGGAAGCGGGCTGTCCGCGTCGGTGCGGTCGAAGCTCGACGCGGCCGGGGACTACCTCGAGGTCGCGCCCGCCGTCGTGCGGGTCGTGCGCAACCTGGAGCTGCCATCGCTTGAGGAGGCGGGCGCGCTACTGCGCCCCGTCGCCGGCGATGCCCGTTCCGAACTCGAGCGTCTCGCGACCGAATGGAACCTCGGCGGCTCGGTCAGACGGCTCCTCGAAGCCCTCGACCGGCGTCACTGA
- a CDS encoding helix-turn-helix transcriptional regulator, whose translation MFDNEAGHLAGRTAATRALADLLRTARSGTPAVGVVRASQGMGKTALVESFLRRETTAGIRPSILRAAGAVWERRTDFGVIQQLLSGAPRGAAPGGAEPPAEPAPAEYPAVTAAPSVYGKMLLSTIDRCTAGDSAVLVLWIDDLQWADLPSLQALLYALRRVGQQSLLTLLATDLTVSELDEGAAGLLSFPAARTIRLGPLTPGDVQLMARHVPGSAGSELPLSAARILVEHTGGRPGLVQPLLEQYPATVWSTGQRVLPVPTELRAFVQARLAQLPPAAAALTEAAAVLGARSPLALAAELSGVSDAAAAVDAAAALGLLTLSPVGTETLLEFPLPAVRSAVYQNLGPGRQSTLHAAAARLPGIGAEKLRHRAASALLPDASLARELEAAATAHAASGAWGAAADAYADAARLNPQGLERESLLIMAVDAMVGAGQLPRAVSAVETIAPSPRGDAVRGYLAVLRGRPMQADALLRKAWNSVDPATDPGTAGQICQRQVLHALARFNGRDLVTWAVRARLTAPPNSPPAFEAQAIEGLGLGAMGRYAEAEASYEAADQPPEDSAPYQRIHMGRGWLRLAMDEVDEARTELASAVPTEFARGSHRITLWAQAWQARADVALGAWDGALRTVENAVALQEESGIELLSPLLHWTGAQIHALRGNRDAAAHHLERAAVAADSYPIMLLPYCLAQAQVAEIKADYDGVLRALLPVVRLERSNGIDEPGFWPWQDHYANALVMVGRIAEADAFLRPHERLAEQRQHRSTMARLASVRGRIQAAAGDFDAARSTFLGGLAHLEKLPMPYARARVMFVYGQSFRRAGKRREAAGMLIQARDLFSVLGAAAYTDRCERELRASGVSTDENRRLTATAPVTTEAAPLFDDLTEQEQAVASLVASGLTNKDAAAELYVSVKTVQYHLTRIYRKLHVSSRSELAAAYLERAPGPGPGK comes from the coding sequence ATGTTTGACAACGAAGCCGGACACTTGGCCGGGCGCACTGCGGCGACCCGAGCGCTGGCGGACCTGCTCCGGACCGCCCGCTCGGGGACGCCCGCCGTAGGCGTCGTACGCGCCAGCCAGGGGATGGGCAAAACCGCCCTGGTGGAATCCTTCCTGCGCCGTGAAACAACCGCCGGGATCCGGCCGTCGATTCTCAGGGCGGCCGGTGCCGTCTGGGAACGACGCACCGACTTCGGGGTAATCCAGCAGTTGCTGTCCGGAGCGCCCCGGGGTGCCGCTCCCGGCGGGGCCGAACCTCCAGCTGAACCGGCGCCCGCGGAATACCCTGCCGTCACCGCAGCTCCGTCGGTCTACGGGAAGATGCTGCTTTCCACGATTGACCGCTGCACCGCCGGGGATAGTGCAGTGCTGGTTCTCTGGATCGACGACCTCCAATGGGCCGACCTGCCCTCGCTTCAGGCCCTGCTTTACGCGTTGCGCCGCGTGGGGCAACAGTCACTCCTGACCCTGTTGGCTACGGATTTGACCGTCAGTGAACTGGATGAAGGTGCCGCAGGACTTCTCAGTTTTCCCGCCGCCCGGACCATAAGGCTCGGCCCGCTCACGCCAGGGGACGTGCAGTTGATGGCACGACACGTGCCCGGATCCGCGGGCTCGGAACTTCCGCTGTCCGCCGCAAGGATCCTGGTGGAGCACACGGGCGGCCGCCCCGGGCTGGTCCAGCCGCTGCTGGAGCAGTATCCGGCCACCGTCTGGTCCACCGGTCAGAGGGTTCTTCCAGTGCCCACGGAGCTTCGGGCATTTGTCCAGGCCAGGCTGGCGCAGCTGCCGCCAGCCGCGGCCGCGCTCACCGAGGCGGCAGCAGTGCTGGGCGCGCGATCCCCGCTGGCGCTTGCCGCGGAACTGTCCGGTGTTTCGGACGCTGCAGCCGCCGTGGATGCGGCTGCAGCTCTGGGTCTGCTGACACTTTCACCTGTCGGGACGGAGACCCTCCTCGAGTTTCCGCTCCCGGCAGTGCGGTCAGCCGTCTATCAAAACCTCGGACCCGGCCGGCAGTCGACGTTGCATGCCGCAGCCGCACGCCTGCCGGGTATCGGGGCCGAGAAGCTGAGGCACCGGGCTGCCTCTGCACTCCTGCCCGACGCTTCGCTTGCCCGCGAACTCGAAGCAGCGGCGACGGCCCACGCCGCATCAGGTGCCTGGGGTGCCGCCGCCGACGCCTACGCGGATGCCGCCCGGCTCAATCCGCAGGGTCTGGAACGCGAATCACTCCTGATCATGGCCGTCGATGCGATGGTCGGGGCCGGACAACTCCCCCGGGCCGTATCGGCCGTCGAGACCATCGCGCCCAGCCCGCGCGGCGACGCGGTGCGCGGGTACCTCGCTGTCCTCCGCGGCCGCCCCATGCAGGCCGACGCCCTGCTCCGCAAGGCCTGGAATTCCGTCGACCCGGCCACCGATCCCGGAACGGCCGGGCAGATTTGCCAGCGTCAGGTGCTGCACGCACTGGCCCGCTTCAACGGCAGGGACCTCGTGACGTGGGCTGTCCGGGCCAGGCTTACGGCGCCACCGAACAGCCCGCCAGCTTTCGAGGCACAAGCCATCGAGGGCCTCGGGCTCGGCGCGATGGGCCGGTACGCCGAAGCGGAGGCGAGTTACGAGGCTGCAGACCAGCCCCCTGAAGACAGCGCCCCATACCAGCGTATCCACATGGGCAGAGGGTGGCTGCGCCTTGCCATGGACGAGGTGGATGAGGCCCGGACCGAACTCGCCAGCGCTGTTCCCACTGAATTTGCCCGCGGTTCCCACCGCATCACCCTCTGGGCCCAGGCCTGGCAGGCCAGGGCTGACGTTGCCCTGGGCGCCTGGGACGGCGCGCTGAGAACGGTAGAAAACGCCGTGGCACTGCAGGAAGAGTCCGGCATAGAGCTTCTCAGCCCGCTCCTGCACTGGACCGGCGCGCAAATTCACGCGCTCCGCGGCAACCGGGACGCCGCGGCCCACCATCTGGAGCGCGCTGCCGTCGCCGCCGACAGCTACCCGATAATGCTCCTGCCCTACTGCCTCGCCCAGGCGCAAGTGGCGGAAATCAAGGCGGACTACGACGGCGTGCTCCGCGCGCTGCTGCCTGTCGTCAGGCTCGAACGCAGCAACGGCATTGACGAACCGGGATTCTGGCCGTGGCAGGACCACTACGCCAACGCTTTGGTCATGGTCGGACGGATTGCAGAAGCGGACGCGTTCCTGCGCCCTCACGAGCGGCTGGCAGAGCAACGCCAGCACCGGTCAACAATGGCGCGCCTGGCCTCGGTTCGGGGCAGAATCCAGGCGGCGGCCGGCGATTTTGACGCCGCCCGCAGCACGTTCCTTGGCGGTCTCGCCCACCTGGAGAAACTGCCGATGCCCTACGCACGGGCCCGAGTGATGTTTGTGTACGGCCAGTCCTTCCGCCGTGCCGGAAAACGCAGGGAAGCTGCCGGGATGCTGATTCAGGCCCGCGATCTGTTCTCTGTCCTGGGTGCCGCGGCCTATACCGACCGGTGTGAGCGGGAACTGCGTGCCAGCGGAGTCAGCACCGACGAGAACCGGCGGCTGACCGCAACCGCTCCGGTGACGACCGAGGCCGCACCTCTTTTCGACGACCTGACGGAACAGGAACAAGCAGTTGCCTCGCTGGTCGCTTCGGGCCTGACCAATAAGGACGCCGCAGCCGAACTCTACGTGTCCGTCAAGACCGTGCAGTACCACCTCACCCGGATCTACCGGAAGCTCCACGTCAGCTCGCGGTCGGAGCTGGCCGCTGCCTATCTGGAGCGGGCCCCGGGCCCCGGGCCGGGGAAATAG
- a CDS encoding MFS transporter translates to MNALAASTDATRKKTVRWVMAVAAAALIFDGYDLVVYGTVVSSLLRDPSQIGALDAAQAGVLGSYALLGVMVGALTAGAVGDFLGRRKLMLINIVWFSLGMAFTAMATSIPAFGFLRFLTGIGVGALVATAGAVVAEFAPAGKRNFYNALVYSGVPAGGLLASLLAIVLGGVTDWRGLFMIGALPLVILFPLAYFKLPESPKWLLARGRTDEATALSLKTGIPLEDGHAGSTASGISTVPPAAVNKAGRPLAGFAALTTGNYRTPTILLGLMSFCGLLLTYGLNTWLPEIMGQHGYGKTYSLTFLLALNAGAVVGGLVASRSADRVGPRAVVATTFVIAAVSLILLTLGFPLPALLIAVAFAGVGSLGTQVLVYGFVSNYYPTPARAAGVAWCAGFGRLGGILGPLVGGFLISARAPSNVAFVVFAAVALAGGLVTFFVRRHRIAAEPVQPLSGEVLAPASQAG, encoded by the coding sequence ATGAATGCACTTGCCGCATCCACGGATGCCACACGCAAGAAGACCGTCCGCTGGGTGATGGCTGTTGCCGCCGCAGCCCTGATCTTTGACGGTTATGACCTGGTGGTCTACGGAACTGTCGTTTCGTCGCTGCTGCGCGACCCCAGCCAGATTGGGGCACTCGATGCTGCCCAGGCCGGCGTCCTGGGAAGCTACGCCCTGCTGGGCGTGATGGTGGGCGCCCTCACCGCCGGCGCCGTCGGGGATTTCCTGGGCCGGCGGAAGCTGATGCTCATCAACATCGTCTGGTTTTCGCTGGGCATGGCATTCACCGCCATGGCCACCAGCATCCCGGCCTTTGGGTTCCTCCGGTTCCTGACCGGGATCGGCGTCGGAGCCCTCGTCGCAACGGCCGGAGCCGTTGTCGCCGAATTCGCCCCCGCCGGCAAGCGCAATTTCTACAATGCGCTGGTGTATTCGGGTGTGCCCGCCGGAGGCCTGCTCGCCTCGCTGCTGGCCATCGTGCTGGGCGGGGTGACGGACTGGCGCGGCCTGTTCATGATCGGCGCCCTGCCCCTGGTCATCCTGTTCCCGCTGGCGTACTTCAAACTGCCGGAGTCACCGAAGTGGCTCCTCGCCCGAGGGCGCACGGACGAGGCCACCGCGCTGTCGCTGAAGACGGGTATTCCGCTCGAAGACGGGCACGCCGGCAGCACAGCTTCCGGGATATCAACGGTCCCCCCGGCGGCGGTCAACAAGGCCGGCCGGCCGCTGGCCGGCTTCGCCGCCCTGACCACCGGCAACTACCGGACACCAACCATTCTGCTCGGGCTCATGAGTTTCTGCGGCCTGCTGCTGACCTACGGGCTGAACACCTGGCTTCCGGAAATCATGGGCCAGCACGGCTACGGCAAGACCTACTCCCTGACGTTCCTCCTTGCGCTCAACGCCGGAGCCGTGGTCGGCGGGCTCGTCGCCTCACGGTCGGCGGACAGGGTTGGTCCCCGCGCGGTCGTTGCAACAACGTTCGTGATCGCAGCGGTTTCCCTCATCCTGCTGACGCTCGGCTTTCCGCTCCCCGCGCTGCTGATCGCCGTTGCTTTTGCCGGGGTGGGCAGTCTGGGTACCCAGGTTCTGGTCTACGGGTTCGTTTCCAACTACTATCCGACGCCGGCACGGGCGGCCGGCGTCGCATGGTGCGCAGGGTTCGGCCGCCTGGGCGGCATCCTCGGGCCGCTCGTCGGCGGGTTCCTGATCAGCGCCAGGGCACCGAGCAACGTCGCGTTCGTGGTCTTCGCCGCCGTCGCGCTGGCCGGTGGACTCGTCACCTTCTTCGTCCGCAGGCACCGCATCGCGGCCGAACCTGTCCAGCCGCTGAGCGGAGAAGTGCTCGCACCAGCGTCCCAGGCGGGGTGA